The following coding sequences are from one Caballeronia sp. SBC1 window:
- a CDS encoding ABC transporter ATP-binding protein → MKHQFDELRLDSVSRSFMNAEGQAVAALRGLALNIQRGEFIALLGPSGCGKSTALNCIAGLQPLTGGRIWLDDQRIDVLPPEKRGFGMVFQNYALFPHMSVLDNVGFGLKMRGMAKSEAARRAYEALQMVQLVGQEKKLPGQLSGGQQQRVAIARAIVIEPALVLMDEPLSNLDTKLRIEMRAEIRRIHSQLGRATIYVTHDQDEALSMADRIVVMREGTVQQVASPKEIYERPGNLHVARFMGYRNVAQFTLEGMQGEGVAVSSDGVRLIGMPMAGFDSKRVSVAMRPEDLDRSAPGAENAFDAEVLTVEYGGHDSLIRVKAAFGNLWARVTGDVAVGEPICLRVPPSRTLVYDGETP, encoded by the coding sequence ATGAAGCATCAGTTTGATGAGTTGCGCCTTGATTCGGTCAGCCGCAGTTTCATGAACGCCGAAGGTCAGGCGGTCGCGGCGCTCCGCGGTCTCGCCCTGAACATCCAACGCGGGGAATTTATCGCGTTGCTGGGGCCGTCCGGATGCGGCAAGTCGACGGCGCTTAATTGCATCGCCGGCTTGCAACCGCTCACCGGCGGACGGATCTGGCTCGACGACCAGCGGATAGATGTTCTGCCGCCGGAAAAACGCGGCTTCGGCATGGTGTTCCAGAACTACGCGCTGTTCCCGCATATGTCCGTGCTCGACAACGTGGGGTTCGGTCTCAAGATGCGCGGCATGGCGAAGAGCGAAGCCGCCCGTCGCGCGTACGAAGCGCTGCAGATGGTGCAGCTCGTTGGTCAGGAGAAGAAGCTGCCGGGGCAATTGTCCGGCGGCCAGCAGCAGCGCGTTGCTATCGCGCGGGCGATCGTGATCGAACCGGCGCTTGTGCTGATGGACGAACCGTTGTCGAATCTGGATACCAAGCTGCGCATTGAAATGCGTGCCGAGATCCGGCGCATTCACAGCCAGCTCGGACGCGCAACGATCTACGTGACCCACGATCAGGACGAAGCGCTTTCGATGGCCGACCGCATTGTCGTAATGCGTGAAGGGACCGTGCAGCAGGTCGCGTCGCCGAAGGAAATCTATGAACGGCCGGGCAACTTGCATGTCGCGCGCTTCATGGGGTATCGGAACGTGGCGCAATTTACGCTTGAAGGCATGCAGGGCGAAGGGGTGGCCGTGAGCTCGGACGGCGTGCGGCTGATCGGCATGCCGATGGCCGGCTTCGACAGCAAACGCGTGAGTGTCGCCATGCGTCCCGAAGACCTTGATCGGTCTGCGCCAGGAGCCGAGAATGCGTTCGATGCAGAGGTACTGACCGTGGAGTACGGCGGCCACGATTCGCTGATTCGCGTGAAGGCCGCGTTCGGCAATCTGTGGGCACGCGTGACGGGTGACGTGGCGGTGGGTGAACCAATTTGCCTGCGTGTTCCGCCATCGCGCACGCTGGTGTACGACGGGGAAACGCCATGA
- a CDS encoding ABC transporter permease, producing MNSPTLPNVPLPSAVPRDAKAWLVSPALIFILALFVYPFVYGLVLSFQPMNGGSAFANYIAFFTDTAMWPTIIVTLKLAVPATIINVGLSVPVAFALRRSSPYQKFVTTLLVIPVTLGTVLIADGMLTYFGPNGWFSQAVHGLHLYSDEVRLTHNYWGVLISLIVSGFPFAFLLTLSYVTGIDPTLARAAATLGASPREQFRQIYLPLLMPGLTMAACLSFVQAFSVFPSAVLLGAPAGPTRVISIAAAEAAFESYDYSLASAIAMVMGFVQLLVVAGMLSARRFFYTGPVTGGKG from the coding sequence ATGAACTCGCCGACCCTGCCGAACGTTCCGCTCCCTTCCGCCGTCCCGCGTGACGCGAAGGCGTGGCTGGTTTCTCCCGCGCTGATCTTTATCCTCGCACTGTTTGTTTATCCGTTCGTGTACGGCCTCGTGCTGTCGTTCCAGCCGATGAACGGCGGCTCCGCGTTCGCGAACTACATCGCCTTTTTCACCGACACCGCGATGTGGCCCACCATCATCGTCACCTTGAAGCTTGCGGTGCCGGCGACGATCATCAACGTGGGTCTCTCGGTTCCGGTCGCCTTTGCTTTGCGCCGGAGTTCGCCGTATCAGAAGTTCGTGACCACGCTGCTGGTGATTCCCGTGACATTGGGCACGGTGCTGATCGCCGACGGCATGCTGACCTATTTCGGTCCGAACGGATGGTTCTCTCAAGCGGTGCACGGACTGCATTTATATAGCGATGAAGTGCGTCTCACGCATAACTATTGGGGCGTGTTGATATCGCTGATCGTGTCGGGGTTTCCGTTCGCTTTTCTGTTGACGCTCTCGTATGTGACAGGCATTGATCCTACGCTTGCGCGCGCTGCGGCCACCTTGGGGGCCAGTCCCAGGGAGCAGTTTCGCCAGATCTACCTGCCGCTGTTGATGCCCGGGTTGACCATGGCCGCGTGTTTGTCCTTCGTGCAGGCGTTCTCGGTGTTCCCGTCGGCAGTGCTGCTTGGTGCACCGGCCGGACCCACGCGAGTAATCTCGATAGCCGCGGCCGAAGCCGCATTCGAAAGCTACGACTATTCCCTCGCCTCGGCGATCGCGATGGTGATGGGCTTTGTACAGTTGCTGGTAGTGGCAGGCATGCTGAGCGCGCGCCGCTTCTTCTACACAGGTCCGGTGACCGGAGGTAAAGGCTGA
- a CDS encoding ABC transporter permease, whose amino-acid sequence MKPRLSLGDRLWKMFVWGAMAFFLFNVLLLIATVAVNSVATRWFGTLLPAGFTLHWYAQAWSDFQLASVLWVTVEVVGAVVLLSIALGVPAAYALARVQFRGKRFAMLVFLLPLMVPPVTYGIPMATVMYKVGLAGTLSGVILANLVPALPFVILVMTPFIEQIDPNLEAAARIFGANTAKYFRYVLLPLLMPGMLAAGLLVLVRTIGMFELTFFTAGPTTQTLVVALYYAVFSTGVRAPQSIDAMAMIYMAITLVWVLIALQFVSPTQLVSRVKEQRQ is encoded by the coding sequence ATGAAACCGCGCTTAAGCCTTGGCGACCGGCTCTGGAAGATGTTCGTCTGGGGCGCGATGGCGTTCTTCCTGTTCAACGTGCTGCTGCTGATCGCGACCGTTGCCGTCAACTCGGTCGCAACGCGCTGGTTCGGCACGCTGCTGCCGGCAGGATTCACGCTGCACTGGTACGCGCAGGCATGGAGCGACTTCCAGCTTGCGAGCGTGTTGTGGGTGACGGTCGAGGTGGTTGGCGCGGTGGTGCTCCTGTCGATTGCATTGGGTGTGCCGGCCGCGTACGCGCTTGCCCGCGTGCAATTTCGCGGCAAGCGTTTCGCGATGCTCGTGTTCCTGCTGCCGCTGATGGTCCCACCCGTCACTTACGGTATCCCCATGGCAACCGTCATGTATAAGGTCGGTCTTGCCGGGACGTTGAGCGGCGTGATCCTGGCGAACCTGGTGCCCGCGCTGCCGTTCGTCATTCTCGTGATGACACCGTTCATTGAACAGATCGATCCGAACCTTGAAGCAGCCGCGCGTATTTTCGGTGCGAACACAGCGAAGTATTTCCGCTACGTGCTGCTGCCGCTGCTGATGCCGGGCATGTTGGCGGCGGGCTTGCTAGTGCTCGTGCGCACTATCGGCATGTTCGAGCTGACGTTCTTTACCGCCGGGCCGACAACGCAAACGCTGGTGGTCGCGCTGTATTACGCGGTCTTTTCGACGGGCGTGCGCGCGCCTCAATCCATCGATGCAATGGCGATGATCTACATGGCGATCACGCTGGTATGGGTATTGATCGCGCTGCAGTTCGTGAGCCCGACGCAACTCGTTTCGCGCGTCAAGGAACAGCGTCAGTGA